A single genomic interval of Bradyrhizobium japonicum USDA 6 harbors:
- a CDS encoding VCBS domain-containing protein, with the protein MNYAGKFDATIPLDGEGSRSAADILVDSFAAKPFIAKPFVAKAHGHVPDGTFVVPDANLIFNGEFKRAGLDLVLSHEGHEFVVHDYFKGDKRAAIASPDGAHLTGDVVNALTGHVQYAQAAPGIAAAQVIGHVTKLSGSATAVRNGVSVTLNNGDNVEKGDVVSTGADSTLGITFIDGTVFGLSSNARMVLNEMVYDPNGSSNSSLLSLVAGTITFVAGETAKHGDMKIDTPVATMGIRGTAVLTQINFVVPAGGGDPQPQASFQVLVEPNGTTGSYILFDKVTLLPIATVNQAGQMIQISGGNVSITNGLLSPDVQKLITDVFTLKFTDNNTNTKLTTNFTDTITQTSDGLVIKTPAGYVATAFFVNLSQQGSQGSGDHTAPFNRYPGKPLSQSLDLNGNVKTAFALAERADTTGDATHSDTISGRITFVDQNLGDRPTVSINLAEAPNYVYKSAGQDVTGTLSALQKQDIAATQIQISVVADAGNNNNGSAVWTYTVPDHVFDFLAAGETLTLTYMVRVDNNFSVSPETTVIQITITITGTNDKPVITTSVPTITFEGGTSVPGGPLTSDVPTTGTLSFDDVDLTDKHTVSVALTSATLPDGTVPPGPLAAFQSAMSVAIAAGADSTGDGTGTISWSLADLPVYLADFIPKGEVLTLVYTVTLTDSQGATSQQTITVTITGTDAPAVVWIATDKAGAPSGGFWKDAANWATGTVPTINDDVIVITDQLHGLTPSYPVTIDTAAYAKSLTMNDFGGPPPKVIVQSSLTISGALNMGADSILSTAATGTMSVGGKAEILGTSVLTNAGYLTLASGGDFASGTTITNSGTIELSGGTLKTLATIHNAGGLLRADAGATLIVDTATVDGGTVSILGTLELDGASLIENGTLNNSGTVNVKGAVEFAHETVSNTAAGVIEVLANGWLTIHQGSSVINDGQITVDASGKLIVSNATIDGAGAVIGTIGGDDEGGPVVNAGIRGAGTITNNGEIDLTGDAVLSGGILNNNAVVKASGARNALSNETVINAGIIEVLANGALAIDQGSTVDNSAGDVIVDGNAVLTLDDATISGGAIKGAGTIDVTGASKIDNGATVSISALTVEGDVTLALDDATVSGTAIVNHGTVNVDAGKTLTLNGASLAGGTLAIAGTLESTGASAIDNADVDNTGTISVTSGTLTIDPGILHAITNHGLIEAVTGGTLKLTAATIANAGGIISVDGASKLYLTDVSINGGSVTNAGNLYSVAGLNTITGGVTNTGTIEVQSGTLNLSGGITGAGTLIIDDNTTLELGGADAQTVTFTGGTNTLELDKTSHAFTGTIAGQATTGGTFTVTGDADINSGKGDALDFTASGGTIGHRGNIILTPSGTLTGATNGIVVTQNGIGDVSLTTSGDITGQTGNGIVLHDGANGAGDITATIGGGVSGAVGLDIVSHGNGAVTVTNNGHITGTTSFGINVDQDDAGATGSTHITNTGSVAGADGVAAISIQENGTGTATIDNSGTIGTADAGSVTSSTYAIVETGGEITINNTGHINGNISVATATFNNNAGGTWTVAGSGVFGDASSIVNHGDIDLHGASISGTGLSIANYATIGSWGTASISGTITNTGTIEVHGGDLTLFGSLSGTGSVTVDAGALLTLEGTVSQTITLAGDGAHLQIDTSTFGGSIAALSATDTIDLSTIKYGSDTSAVYVANADPATGGVLTVTGDDGQSISLKLTGADYSHAHFAGSDDGTGHTLITINAEDDAPTFTTTDVAQLTASFFEQPDTTASSTLDPSPAATGSIDFKDIDLTDRPTAEITDQSVTWLDADGTTHLALTGQEAALEHALTLLPQTGNKNNGAIGWSYSVADGALDFLGKDQTAKIVSTITLDDHAGQKTTAEVTITITGTNDAPVINTDQISVTQEGDKVFVHGLSVTDVDAGAHETFTLAATAASGSCVDPPSAGDTLADVNSALQALAYAEPNGPATDQVAVTVTDGHGASDKVNLIFNLTGEGPVTLAGTADKDVFFGTGYQDQFVFAAGSNHDTILNFTSGTDKIDLSAVVTTSDPQSWINQHVTASGAADTLITINATDSILLKGVAHVQASDFIVHA; encoded by the coding sequence TTGAATTACGCTGGCAAATTTGACGCCACGATTCCCCTTGATGGCGAGGGTTCCCGCTCGGCCGCGGACATTCTTGTCGATTCCTTTGCGGCCAAGCCCTTTATCGCCAAGCCCTTTGTCGCAAAGGCACACGGTCATGTGCCCGACGGCACGTTCGTTGTTCCCGATGCCAACCTGATCTTCAATGGCGAGTTCAAGCGCGCAGGTCTCGACCTCGTGCTGTCCCACGAGGGGCACGAGTTCGTCGTTCACGATTATTTCAAGGGCGACAAGCGCGCAGCGATCGCCTCGCCCGATGGCGCCCACCTCACCGGCGACGTCGTCAACGCGCTCACCGGCCATGTGCAATATGCGCAGGCCGCGCCCGGCATCGCTGCCGCGCAGGTCATCGGCCACGTCACGAAACTCTCCGGCAGCGCGACCGCGGTTCGCAACGGCGTCTCGGTCACCCTGAACAACGGCGACAATGTCGAGAAGGGCGATGTGGTCTCGACCGGTGCGGATTCGACGCTCGGCATCACCTTCATCGACGGCACCGTGTTCGGCCTGTCCTCCAATGCGCGGATGGTGCTGAACGAGATGGTCTACGACCCCAACGGGTCGAGCAATTCCTCGCTGCTGAGTCTGGTCGCGGGCACCATCACCTTCGTCGCCGGCGAGACCGCCAAGCACGGCGACATGAAGATCGACACGCCGGTCGCCACCATGGGCATCCGCGGCACGGCGGTGCTGACCCAGATCAACTTCGTCGTTCCCGCCGGCGGCGGCGATCCGCAGCCGCAGGCGAGCTTCCAGGTGCTGGTCGAGCCGAACGGCACGACGGGCTCCTACATCCTGTTCGACAAGGTCACGTTGCTGCCGATCGCGACGGTCAACCAGGCCGGCCAGATGATCCAGATCAGCGGCGGCAACGTCTCGATCACCAACGGGCTGCTGTCGCCGGACGTGCAGAAGCTGATCACGGACGTGTTCACGCTGAAGTTCACCGACAACAACACCAACACCAAGCTGACCACGAACTTCACCGACACGATCACGCAGACCAGCGACGGCCTCGTGATCAAGACGCCGGCCGGCTACGTCGCGACCGCGTTCTTCGTCAACCTCAGTCAGCAGGGATCGCAGGGGTCCGGCGATCACACGGCGCCTTTCAACCGTTACCCCGGCAAGCCTCTGTCTCAGAGCCTCGATCTCAACGGCAATGTGAAGACGGCGTTCGCGCTGGCCGAGCGCGCGGACACGACCGGCGACGCGACGCATTCCGACACGATCTCCGGCCGCATCACCTTCGTCGACCAGAACCTGGGCGATCGGCCGACGGTGAGCATAAACCTCGCCGAAGCGCCGAACTACGTCTACAAGAGTGCCGGCCAGGACGTCACCGGCACGCTCTCTGCACTCCAGAAGCAGGATATCGCGGCGACGCAGATCCAGATCAGCGTCGTCGCCGATGCTGGCAACAACAACAACGGCTCGGCGGTCTGGACCTACACGGTCCCCGACCACGTCTTCGACTTCCTCGCGGCCGGCGAAACGCTGACGCTGACCTACATGGTCCGCGTCGACAACAATTTCTCGGTCAGTCCTGAGACCACCGTCATCCAGATCACCATCACGATCACCGGCACCAACGACAAGCCGGTGATCACGACCAGCGTTCCGACCATCACCTTCGAAGGCGGCACCAGCGTGCCGGGCGGACCGCTCACCAGCGATGTGCCGACGACGGGCACGCTGAGCTTCGACGACGTCGATCTCACCGACAAGCATACGGTGTCGGTGGCGCTGACCAGCGCGACCCTGCCCGATGGCACCGTTCCGCCGGGCCCGCTCGCGGCGTTCCAGAGCGCGATGTCGGTCGCGATCGCGGCGGGCGCCGACAGCACCGGGGATGGCACCGGCACCATCAGCTGGTCGCTGGCCGATCTGCCGGTCTATCTCGCCGACTTCATCCCGAAGGGCGAGGTCCTGACGCTGGTCTACACCGTGACGCTGACGGATTCGCAAGGCGCGACCTCGCAGCAGACCATCACCGTCACCATCACCGGCACCGACGCGCCCGCGGTGGTGTGGATCGCGACCGACAAGGCCGGCGCTCCCTCCGGCGGCTTCTGGAAGGACGCGGCGAACTGGGCAACCGGTACGGTCCCGACCATCAATGACGACGTCATCGTCATCACCGATCAGCTGCACGGCCTGACGCCGTCCTATCCGGTGACGATCGACACCGCGGCCTACGCCAAGTCGCTGACGATGAACGATTTCGGCGGCCCGCCGCCGAAGGTGATCGTCCAGAGCTCGCTGACGATATCAGGCGCGCTCAACATGGGCGCCGATTCGATCCTCTCGACCGCCGCGACCGGAACGATGTCGGTCGGCGGCAAGGCCGAGATTCTGGGCACGAGCGTGCTCACCAATGCCGGCTATCTGACGCTCGCGAGCGGCGGCGATTTCGCCAGCGGCACCACGATCACCAATTCCGGCACGATCGAGCTGTCCGGCGGCACGCTGAAGACGCTCGCCACGATCCACAATGCCGGCGGCTTGCTGAGGGCCGATGCCGGCGCGACGCTGATCGTCGATACCGCGACGGTCGATGGCGGCACCGTCAGCATTTTGGGCACGCTGGAGCTCGACGGCGCCAGCCTGATCGAGAACGGCACGCTGAACAATTCCGGCACCGTCAACGTCAAGGGTGCGGTCGAGTTCGCCCACGAGACCGTGTCCAACACCGCGGCCGGTGTGATCGAGGTGCTGGCCAACGGCTGGCTGACGATCCATCAGGGCTCCAGCGTTATCAATGACGGCCAGATCACGGTCGATGCCAGCGGCAAGCTGATCGTCAGCAATGCGACCATCGACGGAGCTGGTGCGGTGATCGGCACCATCGGCGGTGATGACGAGGGGGGGCCCGTCGTCAACGCCGGCATTCGCGGCGCAGGCACGATTACCAACAACGGCGAGATCGATCTGACCGGCGATGCCGTCCTGAGCGGCGGCATTCTGAATAACAACGCCGTCGTCAAGGCGAGCGGTGCGCGCAATGCGCTCAGCAATGAGACCGTCATAAATGCCGGTATCATCGAAGTGCTCGCCAACGGCGCGCTCGCGATCGATCAGGGCTCGACCGTCGACAATTCGGCCGGCGACGTCATCGTCGACGGCAATGCGGTGCTGACGCTGGACGACGCCACGATCAGCGGCGGCGCCATCAAGGGTGCCGGCACGATCGACGTCACCGGCGCCAGCAAGATCGACAACGGGGCTACGGTCAGCATCAGCGCCCTCACGGTCGAGGGCGACGTCACGCTGGCGCTCGACGACGCGACCGTTTCGGGCACCGCAATCGTCAATCACGGCACCGTCAATGTCGATGCGGGCAAGACGCTGACGTTGAACGGTGCGAGCCTGGCCGGCGGCACGCTTGCCATCGCCGGCACGCTGGAATCGACCGGCGCGAGCGCCATCGACAACGCCGACGTCGACAATACTGGCACGATCTCCGTCACCAGCGGCACGCTGACGATCGATCCCGGCATCCTCCACGCCATCACCAATCACGGTCTGATCGAGGCCGTGACCGGCGGCACGCTGAAGCTCACGGCCGCCACCATCGCCAACGCCGGTGGCATCATTTCGGTCGACGGCGCGTCAAAACTCTATCTGACCGACGTTTCGATCAACGGCGGCAGCGTGACCAATGCCGGCAATCTCTATAGCGTCGCCGGCCTCAACACGATCACGGGCGGCGTCACCAACACTGGCACCATCGAAGTCCAGAGCGGCACGCTCAACCTGTCCGGCGGCATCACCGGCGCGGGCACGCTGATCATCGACGACAACACGACGCTGGAGCTCGGTGGTGCGGACGCGCAGACCGTCACCTTCACCGGCGGCACCAATACGCTCGAGCTCGACAAGACGAGCCATGCCTTTACCGGCACCATCGCCGGTCAGGCGACGACCGGCGGAACCTTCACGGTCACCGGCGATGCCGACATCAATTCGGGCAAGGGCGACGCGCTCGACTTCACCGCTTCGGGCGGGACGATCGGCCATCGTGGCAACATCATACTGACCCCGAGCGGTACGCTGACCGGCGCGACCAACGGCATTGTCGTCACTCAGAACGGCATCGGCGACGTCTCGCTGACGACGTCAGGCGACATCACCGGCCAGACCGGCAACGGCATCGTGCTGCATGACGGCGCGAACGGGGCAGGCGATATCACGGCGACGATCGGCGGCGGCGTTTCCGGCGCGGTCGGTCTCGACATCGTCTCCCATGGCAACGGCGCAGTCACCGTCACCAACAACGGGCACATCACCGGCACGACCTCGTTCGGCATCAATGTCGACCAGGACGATGCGGGCGCGACCGGCTCGACGCACATCACCAACACCGGCTCCGTGGCCGGCGCTGATGGCGTCGCTGCGATCTCCATCCAGGAGAACGGCACCGGCACTGCGACGATCGACAATTCCGGCACCATCGGGACAGCCGATGCCGGCAGTGTGACCTCATCGACCTATGCGATCGTCGAGACTGGCGGCGAGATCACGATCAACAACACCGGCCACATCAACGGCAACATTTCGGTCGCCACCGCCACGTTCAATAACAACGCAGGCGGCACCTGGACAGTCGCCGGTAGCGGCGTGTTCGGCGATGCGTCCTCGATCGTCAACCACGGCGACATCGATCTGCACGGGGCCTCGATTTCCGGGACCGGGCTGAGCATCGCGAATTATGCGACCATCGGTAGCTGGGGCACGGCGTCGATCTCGGGCACCATCACCAATACCGGAACCATCGAGGTCCATGGCGGGGACCTGACGCTGTTCGGCTCGCTATCGGGCACCGGGTCGGTCACCGTCGATGCCGGCGCGCTGCTGACGCTCGAGGGTACGGTTTCGCAAACGATCACGCTCGCCGGCGACGGCGCCCATCTTCAGATTGATACGTCGACGTTTGGCGGATCGATCGCGGCGCTGTCCGCGACCGACACGATCGACCTGTCCACCATCAAGTACGGGTCCGACACCAGCGCCGTCTATGTCGCCAATGCCGATCCCGCGACCGGCGGTGTGCTGACGGTCACCGGTGACGACGGCCAGAGCATCAGCCTGAAGCTGACCGGCGCCGATTACAGCCACGCGCATTTCGCCGGCAGCGATGACGGCACCGGCCACACGCTGATCACGATCAACGCAGAGGACGATGCGCCGACCTTCACCACCACGGATGTGGCGCAGCTGACCGCAAGCTTCTTCGAGCAGCCCGATACCACCGCGTCCTCGACGCTCGACCCGTCGCCGGCCGCGACCGGCTCGATCGACTTCAAGGACATCGACCTGACCGACCGGCCGACGGCGGAGATTACGGACCAATCCGTGACCTGGCTCGATGCCGACGGCACGACTCACCTCGCGCTGACCGGCCAGGAAGCCGCGCTCGAGCACGCCCTGACACTGCTGCCACAGACCGGCAACAAGAACAACGGCGCGATCGGCTGGAGCTATTCGGTCGCCGACGGCGCGCTGGATTTCCTCGGCAAGGACCAGACCGCGAAAATCGTCTCCACCATCACGCTCGATGACCACGCGGGCCAGAAGACCACGGCCGAAGTCACCATCACGATCACCGGCACGAACGACGCGCCGGTGATCAACACCGACCAGATCAGCGTCACGCAGGAAGGCGACAAGGTCTTCGTCCACGGCCTCTCAGTCACCGACGTCGATGCCGGCGCCCATGAAACGTTCACGCTCGCCGCGACGGCGGCCTCCGGCAGCTGTGTCGATCCCCCATCGGCGGGCGACACGTTGGCCGACGTCAACTCGGCACTCCAGGCGCTGGCCTATGCCGAGCCGAACGGGCCCGCGACGGACCAGGTTGCGGTGACGGTGACCGACGGCCATGGCGCGAGTGACAAGGTCAACCTGATCTTCAACCTGACCGGGGAAGGTCCGGTGACTCTCGCCGGCACGGCCGACAAGGACGTGTTCTTCGGCACCGGCTATCAGGACCAGTTCGTATTCGCGGCCGGTTCGAACCACGACACGATCCTGAACTTCACCTCGGGTACGGACAAGATCGACCTGTCGGCCGTGGTGACGACTTCCGATCCTCAGAGCTGGATCAATCAGCACGTGACCGCGTCAGGGGCGGCGGACACCCTGATCACGATCAACGCGACGGACAGCATCCTCCTGAAGGGCGTCGCCCACGTCCAGGCGAGTGACTTCATCGTCCATGCCTGA
- a CDS encoding transglutaminase-like cysteine peptidase has protein sequence METAARSRAWRAVLVLCGLILLGSAAELRAGTLLSPGAGVLVRKSAEPFGVFAFAISSGSLQQKWFALKQKLDDDMVQLALCDGDRDNCASPAALKLIAIVDQARSRDGRAKLGETNRAINLAIRTANDGADDVWSSPLATFARGAGDCEDYAIAKLAALRLAGVANEDLRIVVVHDVRAGEEHAVAAAKLDGHWLMLDNRRMAMVEDDAAQTYQPLFVLYQSAVMKYVDEPVRLSMVAPEAH, from the coding sequence ATGGAGACCGCTGCTCGCTCGCGCGCCTGGCGCGCTGTCCTTGTGCTGTGCGGATTGATCCTGCTCGGATCGGCCGCCGAACTCCGCGCCGGCACGCTGCTGTCGCCTGGAGCCGGCGTCCTCGTGCGCAAATCCGCCGAGCCGTTCGGCGTGTTCGCCTTCGCCATCTCGTCCGGCAGCCTCCAGCAGAAATGGTTCGCGCTGAAGCAGAAGCTCGACGACGACATGGTGCAGCTCGCGCTGTGCGACGGCGACCGGGACAATTGCGCGTCGCCTGCGGCGCTCAAGCTGATCGCCATCGTCGACCAGGCCCGCAGCCGCGACGGCCGCGCGAAGCTCGGCGAGACCAATCGCGCCATCAATCTTGCCATCCGGACCGCCAATGACGGCGCCGACGACGTCTGGAGCTCGCCGCTCGCGACCTTCGCGCGGGGCGCCGGCGATTGCGAAGACTATGCCATCGCCAAGCTGGCCGCGCTGCGGCTCGCCGGCGTCGCCAATGAGGACCTCCGCATCGTCGTGGTGCATGACGTCAGGGCCGGCGAAGAGCATGCGGTTGCCGCAGCAAAGCTCGACGGCCACTGGCTGATGCTCGACAATCGCCGCATGGCGATGGTCGAGGACGACGCGGCGCAGACCTACCAGCCGCTGTTCGTGCTCTACCAGTCCGCCGTGATGAAATATGTCGACGAACCCGTGCGGTTGTCGATGGTCGCGCCCGAGGCGCACTGA
- a CDS encoding CHASE2 domain-containing protein translates to MKRLKILRRWFARKLGFARLMCLALLVLFAGARLWDPPPIQELRLRTFDMFQLIDPRHKMARPVTIVDIDDKSLAKLGQWPWPRTRIADLIQNLTSNGAVTIGFDMVFSEADRLNPDLVASQMRDLDDATRARLRELPTNDQVLSEAIKRSRVVLGETGQPAISSEIDKTLPFTGVATVGEEGAERFLFEFPGLLRNVPVIEKVATGRGLFSIKTERDGMIRRVPLIMRAQGNIMPSLSLEILRVVTGTPTLLVRTDKTGVRAVRLKGVEIPTDKNGQLWVHYARQDPSIYISAADVLDNTVPPARIAGKLVLVGTSAVGLNDLKTTPVSSTMPGVEIHAQVLESVLSGAVISQPNYALGVELIAALVIGLLVIIFTPNLGPVRLVLAGAMFAAILVGVSWFFYAQRRYLIDFTYPLLSTTAIYLTLIFASFVREQRQRVQIRGMFAQYMSPVLVEQLAQSPEKLVLGGEEREMTIMFSDVRGFTTISESYKQDPQGLIALMNRFLTPLTDVIIDQKGYIDKYMGDAIMAFWNAPLDDADHEVNACEAAIQMLEQIDAVNKEREREAADGGHVYIPLNVGIGLNTGIGVVGNMGSDLKKNYSVLGDSVNLASRLEGQSKEYGFPIIVGSRTALAAKDKFAILELDFIMVKGKTEPEVIYAIAGREDVMHSGAFQRLRNVTIEMLGCYRGRDWQGALDAIERGRRSEDADTLEKLFKLYEARIKEFQVNPPAEGWTGAYALLTK, encoded by the coding sequence ATGAAACGTCTGAAGATCCTGCGGCGGTGGTTTGCGCGGAAGCTCGGCTTCGCGCGGCTGATGTGCCTTGCGCTGCTGGTCTTGTTCGCCGGCGCGCGCCTGTGGGATCCGCCGCCAATCCAGGAATTGCGGCTGCGCACCTTCGACATGTTTCAGTTGATTGATCCGCGCCACAAGATGGCGCGGCCGGTCACCATCGTCGACATCGACGACAAGAGCCTCGCCAAGCTCGGCCAGTGGCCGTGGCCGCGCACGCGGATCGCGGACCTGATCCAGAACCTCACCAGTAACGGCGCGGTGACGATCGGCTTCGACATGGTGTTCTCCGAAGCCGACCGGCTCAACCCCGATCTGGTCGCGAGCCAGATGCGCGATCTGGACGATGCCACCCGCGCCAGGCTGCGCGAGCTGCCGACCAACGACCAGGTCCTCTCCGAAGCGATCAAGCGCTCGCGCGTGGTGCTTGGCGAGACCGGACAGCCGGCCATTTCGTCCGAGATCGACAAGACGCTTCCCTTCACCGGCGTGGCGACGGTCGGGGAGGAGGGCGCCGAACGCTTCCTGTTCGAATTCCCCGGCCTGCTGCGCAACGTGCCCGTCATCGAGAAGGTCGCCACCGGCCGGGGCCTGTTCTCGATCAAGACCGAGCGCGACGGCATGATCCGCCGCGTGCCGTTGATCATGCGCGCCCAGGGCAACATCATGCCCTCGCTCAGCCTCGAGATTTTGCGAGTGGTGACCGGCACGCCGACGCTGCTGGTCCGGACCGACAAGACTGGCGTGCGGGCCGTGCGCCTCAAGGGCGTGGAGATTCCGACCGACAAGAACGGCCAGCTCTGGGTGCACTATGCCCGCCAGGATCCCTCGATCTACATCTCGGCGGCCGACGTGCTCGACAACACCGTGCCGCCCGCCAGGATCGCCGGCAAGCTGGTGCTGGTCGGCACGTCCGCGGTCGGGTTGAACGACCTCAAGACCACGCCGGTGTCATCGACCATGCCGGGCGTCGAGATCCATGCCCAGGTGCTGGAGAGTGTGCTCAGCGGCGCGGTGATCTCGCAGCCGAACTATGCGCTCGGCGTCGAGCTGATCGCCGCGCTCGTGATCGGTCTGCTCGTCATCATTTTCACGCCGAATCTCGGCCCTGTCCGTCTGGTGCTCGCGGGCGCGATGTTCGCCGCCATCCTGGTCGGCGTGTCCTGGTTCTTCTATGCGCAGCGCCGCTATCTCATCGACTTCACCTATCCGCTGCTCTCGACCACCGCGATCTATCTGACACTGATCTTCGCCAGCTTCGTGCGCGAGCAGCGTCAGCGCGTGCAGATCCGCGGCATGTTCGCGCAATACATGTCGCCCGTCCTGGTCGAGCAGCTCGCGCAGTCGCCCGAAAAGCTCGTGCTCGGCGGCGAGGAGCGCGAGATGACGATCATGTTCTCCGACGTGCGCGGCTTCACCACGATCTCGGAGAGCTACAAGCAGGATCCGCAAGGCCTGATCGCGCTGATGAACCGCTTCCTGACGCCGCTGACCGACGTCATCATCGATCAGAAGGGCTACATCGACAAGTACATGGGCGACGCCATCATGGCGTTCTGGAACGCGCCGCTCGACGATGCCGATCACGAGGTCAACGCCTGCGAGGCCGCGATCCAGATGCTGGAGCAGATCGACGCCGTCAACAAGGAGCGCGAGCGGGAGGCCGCCGACGGCGGTCACGTCTACATCCCGCTCAATGTCGGCATCGGCCTCAACACCGGCATCGGCGTCGTCGGCAACATGGGCTCCGACCTGAAGAAGAACTATTCGGTGCTCGGCGACAGCGTGAACCTCGCCTCGCGCCTGGAGGGACAGTCGAAGGAATACGGTTTCCCGATCATCGTCGGCTCCAGGACCGCGCTCGCCGCCAAGGACAAGTTCGCGATCCTCGAGCTCGACTTCATCATGGTCAAGGGCAAGACCGAGCCCGAGGTGATCTACGCCATCGCCGGCCGCGAGGACGTGATGCATTCGGGCGCCTTCCAGCGCCTGCGCAACGTCACCATCGAGATGCTCGGCTGCTACCGCGGCCGCGACTGGCAGGGCGCGCTGGACGCGATCGAGCGCGGCCGCCGCAGCGAGGACGCCGACACGCTGGAAAAGCTGTTCAAGCTGTACGAGGCGCGGATCAAGGAATTCCAGGTCAATCCGCCGGCGGAGGGATGGACCGGGGCGTATGCGCTGCTGACCAAGTAG
- a CDS encoding ABC transporter substrate-binding protein, protein MRIRLTTCLAVLALASFAIPARAESVVRYGISMADIPLTTGQPDRGAGAYQFTAYTIYDPLVAWEMDVADRPGKLVPGLATEWKVDDADKTKWRFTLRKGVKFHDGSEFNADAVIWNLDKVLNDKAPQFDKRQSAQVKTRLPSVASYAKIDDFTVEITTKTVDSFFPYQMLWFLVSSPAQYEKLGKDWDKFASQPSGTGPFKLTKLVPRELAELTKNPDYWNKKRIPKADKIVLVPMPEALTRTNALLAGQVDLIETPAPDAVPQLKAAGMKIVDNVTPHVWNYHLSVLPGSPWTDIRLRKALNLAIDREAVVGLMNGLAKPAKGQVDPSSPWFGKPSFELKYDLAAAKKLVEEAGYSKAKPLKATFIIAQGGTGQMLSLPMNEFLQQSFKEIGIDIDFKVVELETLYTHWRKGAADEMNAGITANNIAYVTSDPLYAIVRFFASDQIAPVGVNWGGYKNPKVDALISEAKQTFDTAKQDDLIAQAHALIVDDAVLVWVVHDTNPHALSPKIKQFVQAQHWFQDLTTIGTE, encoded by the coding sequence ATGCGTATTCGTTTAACGACCTGTCTCGCCGTGCTCGCGCTGGCGTCATTCGCAATCCCGGCGCGCGCCGAGTCGGTGGTGCGCTACGGCATCTCGATGGCGGACATCCCGCTGACGACGGGCCAGCCCGATCGCGGTGCCGGCGCCTATCAGTTCACGGCGTACACCATCTACGATCCGCTGGTGGCCTGGGAGATGGACGTTGCCGACCGCCCCGGCAAGCTGGTGCCCGGGCTCGCCACCGAATGGAAGGTGGATGATGCCGACAAGACCAAGTGGCGCTTCACCTTGCGCAAGGGCGTGAAGTTTCACGACGGCAGCGAGTTCAATGCCGACGCGGTGATCTGGAATCTGGACAAGGTGCTCAACGACAAGGCGCCGCAATTCGACAAGCGGCAGAGCGCGCAGGTGAAGACCCGCCTGCCCTCGGTCGCGAGCTACGCAAAGATCGACGATTTCACGGTGGAGATCACGACCAAGACGGTCGATTCCTTCTTTCCCTATCAGATGCTGTGGTTCCTGGTCTCGAGCCCGGCGCAATACGAGAAGCTCGGCAAGGATTGGGACAAGTTCGCGAGCCAGCCCTCCGGCACCGGTCCGTTCAAATTGACCAAGCTCGTGCCGCGCGAGCTCGCGGAGCTCACGAAGAATCCGGACTACTGGAACAAGAAGCGCATTCCGAAGGCCGACAAGATCGTGCTGGTGCCGATGCCGGAAGCGCTGACGCGCACCAATGCGCTGCTCGCAGGCCAGGTGGACCTGATCGAGACGCCGGCGCCGGATGCCGTGCCGCAGCTGAAGGCGGCCGGCATGAAGATCGTCGACAACGTCACGCCACATGTCTGGAATTATCATCTCAGCGTGCTGCCGGGCTCACCCTGGACCGACATCCGCCTGCGCAAGGCGCTGAACCTCGCGATCGATCGCGAGGCGGTGGTGGGCCTGATGAACGGTCTCGCAAAACCGGCCAAGGGCCAGGTCGACCCGTCGAGCCCGTGGTTCGGCAAACCGAGCTTCGAGCTGAAATATGATCTGGCCGCGGCCAAGAAACTGGTCGAAGAGGCCGGCTACTCCAAGGCGAAACCGCTGAAGGCCACTTTCATCATCGCCCAGGGCGGCACCGGCCAGATGCTGTCGCTGCCGATGAACGAATTCCTGCAGCAGAGCTTCAAGGAGATCGGCATCGACATCGACTTCAAGGTGGTCGAGCTCGAGACATTATATACGCATTGGCGCAAGGGCGCGGCCGACGAGATGAACGCCGGCATCACCGCCAACAACATCGCCTATGTCACCTCGGACCCGCTCTACGCCATCGTCCGCTTCTTCGCCTCCGACCAGATCGCGCCTGTCGGCGTCAACTGGGGCGGCTACAAGAACCCGAAGGTCGACGCTCTGATCAGCGAGGCCAAGCAGACGTTCGACACCGCCAAGCAGGACGATCTGATCGCCCAGGCGCACGCGCTGATCGTCGACGATGCCGTGCTGGTCTGGGTCGTCCACGACACCAACCCGCATGCGCTGTCGCCGAAGATCAAGCAGTTCGTGCAGGCGCAGCACTGGTTCCAGGATCTGACGACGATCGGGACGGAATGA